ACCAAAAGTAACGGATATTAATCCTACAAAAATAGTTGCCATCACAATAAAATAGAATAGCGCTATATATGATGTTTCGAAGTTTACTGGTTTAACCAATGCACTAATCATCGTCAAAATGACTAGCATAATAAAACTTAAAATAGACATAATAACTACTGGCGTCGCTGCGGAAATATTAAATAACTTAGTAACTAAAAAGTCATTCATATAATGATGATAAGAGATATAAATTGTGAACATCACTACCGCAAAAACAATCAATACAATGATTCTAAATAACCATCTCACCTCTTTAACATCGGTCAAATGACTAAAGGAAAATAGCGTTTCACTTGCAATAATAAGTATTAAACATGCAGCTAATACGATTAGAAAACTTTTCCAACTTTGTTTTAAACGTTCTGTTACATACCTTTTAGTATGCGGTAAGTTTTTAAAATATAAAATAATATTATCTAGCATCTTTACACCTACAATTC
The genomic region above belongs to Staphylococcus aureus and contains:
- a CDS encoding membrane protein encodes the protein MLDNIILYFKNLPHTKRYVTERLKQSWKSFLIVLAACLILIIASETLFSFSHLTDVKEVRWLFRIIVLIVFAVVMFTIYISYHHYMNDFLVTKLFNISAATPVVIMSILSFIMLVILTMISALVKPVNFETSYIALFYFIVMATIFVGLISVTFGLIRLLTEKINIIFYGVCVLCFLLLPIIFIPNPNHVFINHILMLNPMYYIVNGIAQSIIFGISSMENIPYHFYFILFLCLIAAVNFVLARYTTHAIYNKTSKVTQTDNQQDVSNDSTDEADTSS